A window of Metabacillus sp. B2-18 contains these coding sequences:
- a CDS encoding alpha/beta-type small acid-soluble spore protein — MAQNSGSNSSNQLVVPGAAQAIDQMKYEIASEFGVNLGPETTSRANGSVGGEITKRLVSFAQQQMSGSYQQ; from the coding sequence ATGGCACAAAACAGTGGATCTAATAGCTCAAACCAACTAGTTGTACCTGGTGCTGCACAAGCTATCGATCAAATGAAGTATGAAATCGCTTCTGAATTTGGTGTTAACTTAGGACCAGAAACAACTTCACGCGCTAACGGTTCAGTTGGTGGTGAAATCACTAAACGTTTAGTTTCTTTTGCTCAACAACAAATGAGCGGTTCTTACCAACAATAA
- the thiI gene encoding tRNA uracil 4-sulfurtransferase ThiI: MEFDHILIRFGEISTKGRNRRKFVDRLKRNIREVLMDFPNLTYEATRDRLYLHLNGEKHEEIVEKLKLIFGIQSFSLAIKCKSEISHIKEMALKAIESLYQPNDTFKVTAKRADKQFPLDTNELNYQVGSHILVNTNDLTVDVKNPMINVRVEVRSEATYITCFDYKGAGGLPVGSGGKAVLLLSGGIDSPVAGFLSLKRGVELEVIHFFSPPYTSDRAKQKVIDLTRELTSFGGKITLHIVPFTKIQEKIQEQVPENYTMTSTRRMMLKIADKLREKQQGLALITGESLGQVASQTLESMVAINDVTNTPILRPLITMDKTEIISIAKEIGTHDISIRPYEDCCTIFTPANPKTRPKVEKVSRFESFVDFDELVDEAVSNIEVLTIAKEKEADFESLF; this comes from the coding sequence ATGGAATTTGATCACATATTAATTCGTTTTGGGGAAATATCTACTAAAGGGAGAAATCGAAGAAAGTTTGTTGATCGATTAAAAAGAAATATTAGAGAAGTTTTAATGGATTTTCCAAACTTAACATATGAAGCAACAAGAGATCGACTCTATCTGCATTTAAATGGAGAAAAACACGAGGAAATAGTTGAAAAGCTTAAACTTATATTCGGAATTCAATCATTTAGTTTAGCAATTAAATGTAAAAGTGAGATATCACATATTAAGGAAATGGCATTAAAAGCGATCGAAAGTCTATACCAGCCTAATGATACTTTTAAAGTAACGGCTAAGCGGGCAGATAAGCAATTTCCTCTTGATACTAATGAGTTAAATTATCAAGTAGGAAGTCATATTTTAGTTAATACAAATGACTTAACCGTTGATGTTAAAAATCCAATGATTAATGTTCGCGTTGAAGTACGATCTGAAGCAACCTATATAACATGTTTTGACTATAAAGGAGCAGGGGGGTTACCAGTTGGATCTGGTGGAAAAGCGGTCCTTTTGCTATCAGGAGGTATAGATAGTCCAGTTGCTGGTTTTCTTTCATTAAAAAGAGGGGTTGAGCTTGAGGTTATTCACTTCTTCAGTCCCCCATACACGAGTGACCGTGCTAAACAAAAAGTAATTGATTTAACAAGAGAGCTAACTTCCTTTGGGGGGAAAATTACTTTACATATTGTGCCGTTTACAAAGATTCAAGAAAAAATTCAAGAGCAGGTACCAGAAAATTATACAATGACGTCAACAAGAAGAATGATGCTAAAAATAGCTGACAAGCTTCGCGAAAAACAACAGGGCTTGGCGTTAATTACTGGAGAAAGTCTTGGACAAGTGGCTAGTCAAACATTGGAAAGCATGGTTGCGATCAACGATGTAACAAATACACCTATTTTAAGACCATTGATTACAATGGATAAGACAGAAATCATTTCAATTGCAAAAGAAATTGGAACACATGATATCTCTATCCGTCCATATGAGGATTGTTGTACAATTTTCACTCCAGCAAATCCTAAAACAAGACCTAAGGTAGAAAAAGTATCTAGATTTGAAAGCTTCGTTGATTTTGATGAACTTGTAGATGAAGCCGTTTCTAACATAGAAGTATTAACTATTGCAAAAGAGAAAGAAGCTGATTTTGAATCTTTATTTTAA
- a CDS encoding cysteine desulfurase family protein, protein MLYLDNSATTKPYDEVLATYMKVAKDYFANPSSIHKLGSEAERLLSQSRQQVAGLLGVLPEEIIFTSGGTEGNNLAIKGAAFSTNHKGKHLITSAIEHPSVLESFKQLEEVHNFNVTYLPVDQNGRVSSEDVKKALRKDTILVSIMHVHNEIGTIQPIEEIGHMIKEYSNALFHVDHVQGITKVPLDFNKAKIDLCTISGHKFHSLNGTGVLFVRKGVELAPLFSGGAQELNVRSGTESLAGNVALAKALRLSTEKAGKQLKQVKITRDKLMLELSKIDGVEINTPRNHSAPHILNFSVPGLKAEVLIHFLGENNIYVSTTSACSSRDKKMSKALLVMGKHDSIAKSAIRVSLSLDDNEEIIEPFIKVLLKGKEKLTKVMR, encoded by the coding sequence ATGTTGTATTTAGACAACAGTGCCACAACAAAACCATATGATGAAGTTTTGGCAACTTATATGAAAGTTGCCAAAGATTACTTTGCAAATCCTTCTTCCATTCATAAGCTTGGTAGTGAAGCAGAAAGATTGTTAAGTCAATCCAGACAACAGGTTGCCGGACTGCTAGGAGTTTTACCGGAAGAGATAATTTTTACTTCGGGTGGTACAGAAGGAAACAATCTTGCTATAAAAGGAGCAGCTTTTTCTACTAATCATAAAGGAAAACATCTTATAACATCTGCTATCGAGCATCCGTCAGTGTTGGAATCATTTAAACAACTAGAGGAGGTACATAACTTTAACGTGACATACCTTCCTGTTGATCAGAATGGTAGAGTTTCTTCCGAAGATGTTAAGAAGGCGTTAAGAAAAGATACCATTTTGGTTTCTATTATGCATGTTCATAATGAAATTGGCACCATTCAGCCAATTGAAGAAATTGGTCATATGATAAAAGAATATTCAAATGCGCTTTTTCATGTTGATCATGTTCAAGGAATAACAAAGGTCCCACTTGATTTTAATAAAGCTAAAATTGATTTATGTACAATCTCAGGACATAAATTTCATAGCTTGAATGGAACAGGTGTTTTATTTGTACGCAAAGGTGTAGAACTTGCTCCACTTTTTTCTGGTGGTGCACAAGAACTCAATGTTAGATCTGGAACGGAAAGTCTTGCTGGAAATGTAGCTTTGGCAAAGGCTCTAAGGCTGTCAACAGAAAAAGCAGGAAAACAACTAAAACAAGTAAAAATTACACGAGATAAACTTATGCTTGAATTATCAAAAATAGATGGTGTTGAGATAAATACTCCACGAAATCATTCTGCACCACATATACTAAATTTCTCAGTACCAGGCTTAAAAGCTGAAGTACTCATTCATTTTCTTGGAGAAAACAATATTTATGTTTCAACTACATCTGCATGTTCTTCAAGAGATAAAAAGATGAGCAAGGCTCTTTTAGTAATGGGAAAACATGACAGTATTGCCAAATCTGCAATAAGAGTCAGTTTATCGTTAGATGATAATGAAGAAATCATCGAACCGTTTATTAAAGTGCTATTAAAAGGTAAGGAAAAATTAACCAAGGTAATGAGGTAG